TCTGAAATCATAAAACATCCTCCCGGTTTCAATAATTTAAATATTTTAGCAAAAGTCGTTTCCCAATCCTGATCGTCACGCAAATGATGCAAAACTGCTCCAGCCAAAATAATATCAAAATGATTCTCCGGTAAATCAACTTCGCGAATATCACCTTGCTTCACTTCTACTTTACCATTTGTTTCTTTTGATACCCTTTCAAAAGCCCTGTCCAACATTGGTAAACTCAAATCGACCAAAGTGCAATTTAAATTTGGCACTTTAGACAACATCATTAAAGTATAATTTCCCGCTCCGCAGCCAATATCCAAAACAGTTGTCGCATTCGGGACAATTCTTTTAGAAGCTTCCGTAATTAATTCTAACGAAATTGTAGCGTCGATTGTGGCAACCTGTCCGGTTTCTAAATTCGAAAATCGTTCGACGTCATTGTCAAACCTTTCTTTGATTTCTGCAATAGTTGATTTTTTCATAGTTTTTAGTTTTTTTATTGCCCACGGGTTTTACGGATTGAACGGGTTTACGCTGGTTTGTTTTTGATACACATTGTCTACTTTTTTTGCCACAGATTAAAATGATTATACAGATTATCTTTAAGCATAATCAAATTCAAATTTTAAAAATCATTTAAATCTTTTTAATCTGTGGCAAAAAATATAAAACCCGCGTAAAGCTGTTTAAATCCGCGCCATCCGTGTGCCATCAATTTTTTTATCAAAACTACCACTTTGATATATACTTTAAAAATACTTATTTTGTCAATTATCAATACTTAATAGGTATTTATGGAATTACGTCATCTGAAATATTTTTTGGCTGTTGCCGAAGAATTAAACTTTACCAAAGCTGCTGAGAAACTCTTTATTTCTCAACCACCTTTGAGCCGTCAAATTATCGAACTCGAAGAAGAAATTCAGGCGCGTTTATTCATCAGAAACAATAAAAAAGTTGAACTTACAGAGGCAGGAAAATATTTCGAAAAAGAAGTAAAAGAACTTTTTCAGAATCTTGAGCGTATTTCTGTGAAAACGAAAAAAATAGCCGAAAATGTTTCCGGAGAATTCAGAATTGCTTATATCAGTTCTATTTATTCTTCTGTAATTTCAGAATTGATAAAACACCTGAAAGAGCAATTCCCATATGTCAATTTTAAATTATTTGAAGTTTCAACAACCAAACAAATAGATGCTTTGGAACAAGGAAAAATTGAATTAGGAATTATTCGATCACCAATAAAATCGCCAAAAATAAAATCACAATTGTGGTTTCAGGACGGGTTTTCAGTGGTTTATAATAAGAGTTTGATTCAAATTAATTCTGAGAAAGAAATTCCAAATTTAAAAGAGGAAACTTTTGTGTTTTTCAATAAAGATTACGCCCCACATTATCATGAAGTTTTATTAGAGCTTTGCGCCTTTTATGGCTTTACGCCAAAGGTTGTTCACGAATCAAACAATATCAACTCGATTGTGCAATTGGTCAAAAATGGCTTAGGAATTTCGATTGTTCCGTCGAATATTGCCAAAAAAAATCAAGATACTGAAATTGGTTTTATCGAATTGAAAAAAGTCAATTTATATACTGATGTTTCACTAATTACTTCAAAAGAAGACGATTCTGAAATCACTCAATCCGCTGTTGATTTTTTATTAAAGAAAAGATAGCCACGAATTCACGAATTTTATTTTTTTTAATCTTTGCGCAAACTAAAAAGAAAAATTCGTGAATTCGTGGCGATAAAAAATCGTTACAATTTATCACACGAATCTCAACAATAAAAACTCAATTTTTAAATACCTTAGCAAATTATAATTCTACTCAATAAAATAAATAAAAATGGCAGAGCAATCTTCAATTCAGTGCCCAAATTGCGGAACAACTATCGATGTAAATGACATTCTGAAACATCAGTTAGAAGATAGTATTCGCAAAGAATTTCAGCAAAAAGCAACTGCACAAGCCAAAGAACTAGAACTTAAAAACGAGCAATTCGAAAAAGCAAAAATCGAATTTGAAGCTAAAAAGAAACACGAAAATGAACTTTTTGCAGAACGTTTAGAACGTGAAAAAAAGGTAGCCGAAAAAGAAATTACCGAAAAACTAAAAACCAAACTCGACGAAGAAAACAAAGATCGTTTGCTTTCGATGGAAAAAGAACTTTCAGAGAAATCAGAAAAACTTCGTGAACTCAATAAAATGACAGGCGAAATTGCAAAACTTCAGCGTGAAAAACTGGAGATGAAAGAAGCAATCGAAGCCGAATCTCAAAAGCAACTCAACGCTGCCTTGATCTTGGAACGTGATAAAATCCGTAAACAGGAAGAAGAAAAAAACGAGTTAAAAATCAAAGAATACCAAAAACAATCTGACGATCAAAAGAAGCTGATTGAGGAAATGAAACGTAAGCAGGAACAAGGTTCTATGCAATTGCAAGGCGAAGTAATGGAATTAGCGATTGAAGAATGGCTTGCAAATAATTTTCCGCTTGATACTATTGATGAAGTCAAAAAAGGTGCAAATGGTGCTGATTGCCTTCAGATTGTAAACACTCGTGAACTTCAAAATTGCGGTTCTATTTATTATGAAAGTAAGCGTACAAAAGCTTTTCAGCCCGCATGGATTGAAAAATTTAAAAATGATATCAGAACTAAAAAAGCTAATATTGGTGTTTTAGTAACCGAAGTCATGCCTGCCGGGATGGACCGTATGGGAATGCGTGACGGAATTTGGATTTGTACTTATGAAGAATTTAAAGGTTTAAGCGCCGTTTTACGTCAATCGTTAATTCAGATTAGTCAGGCCGTTCTGGCACAGGAAAACAAAGGCGATAAAATGTCGATGTTGTACGATTTCTTAACCAGCAATGAATTCCGTTTGCAAATTGAAGGTATTGTGGAAGGTTTTACCCAAATGCAAGGTGATTTGGATTCAGAAAAAAGAGCGATGCAGCGTATCTGGAAACAACGAGAAAAACAAATCGAAAAAGTAGTACACAACACTTTAGGAATGTATGGTTCTATTCGCGGAATTGCCGGAAACGCTGTTCAGACTGTAAGAGCTTTAGAATTAGACTTTATTGAAGGCGATGATGAAGATCCTAAAGAATTATTGGAATAACAATGTGAGATGGCACGCGGATTAAACGGATTCGCTAACGCGAAAACACGGATGCGCACAGATTTTTTTATCTTTAGAAGAGATTAAAATTCCTTCGTGCAATATGTTTCGTGCGTACGGCTCTTTAAAAAAGGAATAGAATTCCACACAATCTTGTCATTCCGAGGAACGAGAAATAACAACAATAAAAAAAAGGCTTCGAAATTAATCGAAGCCTTTCATTTAACTAACCTTTTTTAATAATTAACCTTTTTTAAAAGACATTGTAAGTCCAAACTGATTAGAAAGATAAAGCTTATTATTCTCAATAGAATAACCTGAAGTTGTTTTTAATAACTGTACAAATTCGCTTTCTTTTTTTGCATCACATTTTTTAGTTTCTGAGGTAAGATTAGGAAACTGAAGTTTTCCTGCACCATTCGATACTAAACTTCCTTTAATACCATTGCATCCCGTTGAGCCAGAAAAACCTGATGAAGTCATTTGGATTTTTGGAGAACTTGAAAAATCTTTTTCAGTAATTACTTTTCCGTTTAAATTCTCTAAAATCCAGGTTTGTTGTAATTTCTTTTCAATTGAGTTTTCGTTAGTCGCAGCTACTGAATTTGTAGCTTTACTTGATTTACAGCTGTAAGCTATTGATACAGCAATAAATAACATTAAAATCTTTTTCATGTAAAATAAATATAAGTTTTATTTTACAAAAATATTCTATCTTTAAATCCTCCTTATATACTATAAGTCATTTTTAAACCATTCTAAGACATTTTTAAAACTATAAAAATCAATCAACCTTCCTAAAAACCAAAAGCTTACTTGACGGATTCGATAATGTCAATCTATTATCTCCAATCGTATAAGTCGTTGTACTTTGAAGCGCCTGAATAAACTCACCTTCTCTATTTCCAGAAGGACAAGCCATTAAAGTAGAGATTACTTTTGAAAATCGCAATACATCTTTTTCATAAAATATACTACCACTCATAGAATTACAACCGGCAAATCCCATAAAACTGTTTTCAGCAGCGTGAATTTCAATTCTTGGCAGTTCTTTCTGAAAATCTGCAGTAAAAACTTTATATCCGTTCAATTCTTCTAAAACCCAAATATCATGCAGGCGATAATCCGTAATGTATTTTCCACAGCCTGCAAGCTTTTTAGAAGCAAGCTCTGAATTGTTCTTGATTTCAATTGAAACTTTATAAGGCGAAATCATTCCCGACATAGAATCCTGACAATCAATTTGCTGAATCGTAACTGTTGCAGTCGCAGTGGCATTACTTAACTTATACATTTTCAAATTTGCATCTGCCGCTCTGATGGGTTCAACAGACGAGAAAATAAGACTTTCTTTTCCTTCAATCAATGATGTAAAAACCGTTTTCTCCTTCCCTATTGTCAATCCCCAAAATGGTTCATTTCCTGTTCCTTTAAAATAAACGCTCATATCCTCTTCCTGAGTGTCGGTTGTAGAAGTTGTTTCTTTTGTATCAGGGCTTTTAGTCGCTGTGGTTTTACAACTTATCATCAAAACGAATAACAGCAATAGTGAAAGTATTTTTTTCATGATATTTCTTTTAAGAATTGTTTTTTGTTTGAAATGAAATCCAAAATTCGATTGAATCTGTGGTAGTTTTTTAAGATTCTTATTTAGAATCTATTCAAATTTAAGAAAAATAATACAGTAGAAAAAGAAATCATAACAACTAAAAACCATTCAGAAACCGCATTATTCAAGCGATTACGATAAAATACTTAGTTAAAGAAAATATTTTTCTAACAAAAAAATGAATTACTTACGTATTTTTATAAGTACAAATACTTATATTTGCGTAGTAATACTTAATTAAAGAAATCATGATTAGAGTAATAGTAGTTGGAAACGGCATGGTTGGTTATAAATTTTGTGAAAAATTCGTCGCAAAATCAGGACAGGAAAAGTATCAGATTACCGTATTTGGCGAAGAACCAAGACGCGCTTACGACAGAGTTCATTTAAGTGAATACTTTGGAGGTAAAACGGCAGATGATTTATCATTATCAACAACCGAATGGTACTTAGAAAACAATATTACTCTCAATACTTCTGAATTAATTACAGATATTAATAGGGAAGAAAAAACAATACATACTCATTTAGAGAAAACACATACGTACGATTACTTAGTTTTAGCAACAGGATCTTCGGCATTTGTTCCACCAATTGACGGAGTCGAAAAAGAAGGTGTTTTTGTGTACAGAACCATCGAAGATCTGGATGCAATTATGGCTTATGCCAAAAAGATAAAACAAAAAGGCGCAACTGAAGCGGCTGTTCTTGGCGGAGGATTATTAGGTCTTGAAGCAGCAAAAGCCGTTAGAGATTTAGGATTGAATCCGCATGTGGTTGAATTTGCTCCGCGTTTGATGCCAAGACAACTGGACAAAGGCGCGAGTGATATGCTTCAATCTAAAATTGAAGAATTAAATATTGGTATTCATCTTAACAAAGCAACGCAATATATCGATGGAAAAGAAAGCATAACAGGAATGATGTTTGCTGAGGATGAATTGTTAAAAGTAGACATGTTGGTTATTTCTGCCGGAATTAAACCTCGCGATGAGTTGGCTCGAATTTCAGGACTTGAAGTTGGTCTGCGAGGCGGCGTTGTGGTAAACAATCAAATGCAAACATCAGATCCTTCTATTTTTGCTATTGGCGAAGTAGCACTTTACAATCAGAACATTTACGGACTTGTTGCTCCAGGTTACGAAATGGCCGATGTTGCTGCCGAGCAAATCTTAAATGGTTCTAAAACCATGAGAGAAACCATCGATATGTCGACACAATTGAAATTAATTGGTGTCGAAGTTGCGAGTTTTGGTGATCCTTTTATCGAAAATGATAATGTAACTGCCATTATTTATGAAAATAAATTAAGCGGTGTTTACAAAAGAATCAACGTTACTAAAGATTCTAAAACCCTTTTAGGCGGAATTTTGGTTGGAGATTCAAGCGATTACAATTCACTTTTCCAGATTTACAACAATGCAATGGCTTTGCCTAAAAATCCAGAAGATTTAATTTTGGGTTCAAGAGACGGTTCTGAAGGTTCAAGTTTAGGAAGCGTAATGGATTTACCAGATACAGCTGTAATTTGTTCTTGCGAAAATGTTACCAAAGGTTCTATTTGCTGTAAAATTTTAGATGAAAGCTGTGCTAGTCTTTCAGATGTTGTGAAAGCAACGAAAGCTACTTCTGGCTGCGGAGGCTGTAAACCAATGGTTTCAGATTTGGTAAAAGCCACTCAAAAATCACTTGGAAAAGAAGTAAAAGAAGTGATTTGCGAACATTTTAGCTACAATCGTCAGGAATTATTCGATTTAGTAAAAATCAATAAATACGAGAATTTCTACGATGTTTTAGATCATCACGGCAAAGGCGACGGCTGCGAAGTTTGTAAACCTGTTGTAGCTTCGATCTTCTCTAGTATTTATAACGATACGGCAAACAAACACGTAACGACACAAGATACAAACGATAGATTTTTGGCTAATATTCAACGAAACGGAACTTATTCTGTAGTTCCAAGAGTTGCCGGAGGAGAAATTACTGCCGAGAAACTAATTGTAATTGGCGAAGTTGCCAAACAATTCGATTTATACACCAAAATTACCGGAGCGCAAAGAGTTGATTTATTTGGAGCGCATTTAAGCGATTTGCCTAAAATCTGGAAAATCTTAATCGACAATGGTTTTGAAAGTGGTCACGCTTACGGAAAATCACTTCGCGCCGTAAAAAGCTGCGTTGGAAATGCCTGGTGCCGTTACGGAATGGACGACAGCGCCGGTTTTGCCATCGAACTTGAAAACAGATATAAAGGAATTCGTTCTCCACATAAATTAAAAGGCGGTGTTTCGGCCTGCATTCGCGAATGCGCCGAAGCCCGAGGAAAAGATTTCGGATTAATTGCGGTTGAAGGCGGTTGGAATTTATATATTGCCGGAAACGGTGGCGCAAACCCAAAACATGCCGTTTTATTAGCCGAAAAAATCGACAAAGAAACGGTTATCAAATACCTGGATCGTTTCTTAATGTATTACATCCGCACGGCTGGTCCGCTAATTAGAACTGCAACCTGGTTAGAAAAACTAGACGGTGGTTTAGAATATCTGAAAGAAGTAATCATCGAAGACAGTTTAGGAATCTGCGAAACGCTTGAAGCCGAAATGCAAACTCTAGTAAATACTTTTGAATGCGAATGGAAACAAGTTTTAGAAAAACCCAGATTATTAAAACGCTTTAATCATTTTGTAAACTCAGACGAGAAAGACGATAATGCCGTTTTTGTTCCGTTACGAGATCAAAAAATGCCAAAAGCCTGGTCATAAACTGAAAGTATAATTTTTTAAACACATAGAGACATAGATTTTACAACTCCAAAAACGTTTTTCACTTCTCTGAATAAGCAGAAATGATTTTCTTTTGACAATTCTTTTTTCAACAATTAAGTCTATGTCTCTATGTGTTTCAAAAAATAAAAATAAGCTCCAAAAAAAACAAAAAAATATCGATAACGTTTGCTGTCCTTCTTACCCTCTTTTTTACTGCGCCATCATAACTCTCTTGATTGTAAAAAGAGGGCTAAGAAACAGGAAATCAAAACAAACTTAAAATGGAAGAAATCTTAAATCAATACGAAACAGTCCATGCAAACGACGCAACAATTTGGTTTAAAGCGGGCAAAGTTGAAGATTTCCCGACCAATCGCGGCGGCTGCATCAAATACAAAAACAAACAAATTGCCATTTTTAATTTCGCTCGACGAAACGAATGGTACGCTTGTCAAAATGCCTGCCCGCATAAAATGGAAATGGTACTTTCAAGAGGAATGACGGGATCTGCTGATGACATCCCGAAAATTGCCTGCCCAATGCATAAAAAAACATTCTCGTTAGTCGATGGTTCTAACCTAAACGGAGACGATTATAAAATCGCAACATATCCAATTAAAGTTATTGAAAACGAAGTATTCGTTGGTTTTGTAGATTAGAAAGCTTTTAAGAGGCAAGAAGCAAGATGATAAAACTTGAATCTTTAGATATAAATTTTAACTTTTATCATCTTGCTTCTTGCATCTTATATCTAACTTTTGACTTTAGACTTTTCTACTAATTTACGTATCTTTGAAATCTATTATCTGACCAAAAAATGAACACACCTTTTCAAAAAGCCAGCGAGTGGATAGATGCTGAAAACGCACAAGATCCAAATATCGACATCGATCAAAATAAAGAATATCCAAAAGAATTATTATATTCTAACAGGATGTATGAAAGACTGATGCAGTTTGAACCAAAAGCTTCTGAAGAAATTCAGATCGCTTCAAAAGCACAGCACATTTGCCGATGGAAAGTGGCGCGCGAATCCTACCCAATGGATCGTGTTGGTTATTTGAAATGGAGAGAAGAACTTAAAAAATTCCATGCCAAAACTACTGCCGCAATCTTAGAAAAAGCAGGATATACATCAGAATTTACAGATCGCGTTTCATTTTTAATCGAAAAGAAACTACTTAAAAAAGATGCCGAAACTCAATTACTCGAAGATGTAATTTGCCTGGTATTTTTAGAATATTATTTAGATCCTTTTGTACACAAACATGACGAGGAAAAACTAAAAAATATCATCAAAAAAACCTGGGATAAAATGTCAGACAAAGGACATCAGGCAGCCTTAAAAATAAAATATTCTGAAGAAAATTTAAATCTGATAAAAGCTTCTTTAGGATTGTAAAAAAAGTATGAAATGAGCCTAAAGCGAATTCCATTTTCCTATAGAAAGACAAATATTCTCTTCGAATGAAAAAAAGCAATCAGGAAGCTGCAGATAAAATTACTTTCAAAAATTTACGCCGACTGTATTTTTTTGCACTCTTGACTATTGCTATAACCATCATTCTGAGTCAGGTTTTAGTTCAATACAATTTAAACCAGCAATTAAGCGATTCTAAAATCATCAATATTTCGGGAAAGCAAAGAATGCTGAGCCAGAAAATTGTCAAAGAAGTTTTGATTTTACATTATGTTTCTGATAAAGTTTCTCCCAAACAAATTTCGCATTTAAAAGACGTTTTATCCCTTTGGAAAACTGCTCAAAACGCTTTAGAAAATGGCAGTGACAGTTTGGCTTTTCCAAAAGAAAAAAGCGAAACACTGCGTAAATTATATCTTCAAATAAATCCTAGTTTCTCAACTATTGTAGAAACAACCGATTTATTTCTATTGAATTTAGAACAGAAAAATAATACCGCAAAAAATCAAAAACTGGTACAAATTATTCTGGAAAACGAAGGTATTTTCCTTTCCAAAATGAATCAAATTGTAAGCCAATATGATCTCGAAGCACACGAAAAAGTTACCCTGCAACGCAAAATAGAATATTGGATTTTTGCCTTTACCCTATTTGTTTTACTTCTGGAATTTTTCTTCATTTTTAAGCCTACCAATAAAAAAATTGAGAAACTTATTGCCAAACTTTTAACCTCTGAAAAGAAAGCTTTAAAACTCGCATACGATACCGAAATCATTAGCGAAATAAAGG
The sequence above is drawn from the uncultured Flavobacterium sp. genome and encodes:
- a CDS encoding methyltransferase domain-containing protein, producing the protein MKKSTIAEIKERFDNDVERFSNLETGQVATIDATISLELITEASKRIVPNATTVLDIGCGAGNYTLMMLSKVPNLNCTLVDLSLPMLDRAFERVSKETNGKVEVKQGDIREVDLPENHFDIILAGAVLHHLRDDQDWETTFAKIFKLLKPGGCFMISDLITQDTDLLNEYTWQRYGDYLEGIGGAEYRQNVFAYIEKEDTPRSMNYQLDLMKKAGFKSVEILHKNMCFGAFGGIK
- a CDS encoding LysR family transcriptional regulator is translated as MELRHLKYFLAVAEELNFTKAAEKLFISQPPLSRQIIELEEEIQARLFIRNNKKVELTEAGKYFEKEVKELFQNLERISVKTKKIAENVSGEFRIAYISSIYSSVISELIKHLKEQFPYVNFKLFEVSTTKQIDALEQGKIELGIIRSPIKSPKIKSQLWFQDGFSVVYNKSLIQINSEKEIPNLKEETFVFFNKDYAPHYHEVLLELCAFYGFTPKVVHESNNINSIVQLVKNGLGISIVPSNIAKKNQDTEIGFIELKKVNLYTDVSLITSKEDDSEITQSAVDFLLKKR
- a CDS encoding DUF2130 domain-containing protein, whose product is MAEQSSIQCPNCGTTIDVNDILKHQLEDSIRKEFQQKATAQAKELELKNEQFEKAKIEFEAKKKHENELFAERLEREKKVAEKEITEKLKTKLDEENKDRLLSMEKELSEKSEKLRELNKMTGEIAKLQREKLEMKEAIEAESQKQLNAALILERDKIRKQEEEKNELKIKEYQKQSDDQKKLIEEMKRKQEQGSMQLQGEVMELAIEEWLANNFPLDTIDEVKKGANGADCLQIVNTRELQNCGSIYYESKRTKAFQPAWIEKFKNDIRTKKANIGVLVTEVMPAGMDRMGMRDGIWICTYEEFKGLSAVLRQSLIQISQAVLAQENKGDKMSMLYDFLTSNEFRLQIEGIVEGFTQMQGDLDSEKRAMQRIWKQREKQIEKVVHNTLGMYGSIRGIAGNAVQTVRALELDFIEGDDEDPKELLE
- a CDS encoding META domain-containing protein yields the protein MKKILMLFIAVSIAYSCKSSKATNSVAATNENSIEKKLQQTWILENLNGKVITEKDFSSSPKIQMTSSGFSGSTGCNGIKGSLVSNGAGKLQFPNLTSETKKCDAKKESEFVQLLKTTSGYSIENNKLYLSNQFGLTMSFKKG
- a CDS encoding META domain-containing protein yields the protein MKKILSLLLLFVLMISCKTTATKSPDTKETTSTTDTQEEDMSVYFKGTGNEPFWGLTIGKEKTVFTSLIEGKESLIFSSVEPIRAADANLKMYKLSNATATATVTIQQIDCQDSMSGMISPYKVSIEIKNNSELASKKLAGCGKYITDYRLHDIWVLEELNGYKVFTADFQKELPRIEIHAAENSFMGFAGCNSMSGSIFYEKDVLRFSKVISTLMACPSGNREGEFIQALQSTTTYTIGDNRLTLSNPSSKLLVFRKVD
- the nirB gene encoding nitrite reductase large subunit NirB, encoding MIRVIVVGNGMVGYKFCEKFVAKSGQEKYQITVFGEEPRRAYDRVHLSEYFGGKTADDLSLSTTEWYLENNITLNTSELITDINREEKTIHTHLEKTHTYDYLVLATGSSAFVPPIDGVEKEGVFVYRTIEDLDAIMAYAKKIKQKGATEAAVLGGGLLGLEAAKAVRDLGLNPHVVEFAPRLMPRQLDKGASDMLQSKIEELNIGIHLNKATQYIDGKESITGMMFAEDELLKVDMLVISAGIKPRDELARISGLEVGLRGGVVVNNQMQTSDPSIFAIGEVALYNQNIYGLVAPGYEMADVAAEQILNGSKTMRETIDMSTQLKLIGVEVASFGDPFIENDNVTAIIYENKLSGVYKRINVTKDSKTLLGGILVGDSSDYNSLFQIYNNAMALPKNPEDLILGSRDGSEGSSLGSVMDLPDTAVICSCENVTKGSICCKILDESCASLSDVVKATKATSGCGGCKPMVSDLVKATQKSLGKEVKEVICEHFSYNRQELFDLVKINKYENFYDVLDHHGKGDGCEVCKPVVASIFSSIYNDTANKHVTTQDTNDRFLANIQRNGTYSVVPRVAGGEITAEKLIVIGEVAKQFDLYTKITGAQRVDLFGAHLSDLPKIWKILIDNGFESGHAYGKSLRAVKSCVGNAWCRYGMDDSAGFAIELENRYKGIRSPHKLKGGVSACIRECAEARGKDFGLIAVEGGWNLYIAGNGGANPKHAVLLAEKIDKETVIKYLDRFLMYYIRTAGPLIRTATWLEKLDGGLEYLKEVIIEDSLGICETLEAEMQTLVNTFECEWKQVLEKPRLLKRFNHFVNSDEKDDNAVFVPLRDQKMPKAWS
- the nirD gene encoding nitrite reductase small subunit NirD, translated to MEEILNQYETVHANDATIWFKAGKVEDFPTNRGGCIKYKNKQIAIFNFARRNEWYACQNACPHKMEMVLSRGMTGSADDIPKIACPMHKKTFSLVDGSNLNGDDYKIATYPIKVIENEVFVGFVD
- a CDS encoding DUF4202 domain-containing protein, coding for MNTPFQKASEWIDAENAQDPNIDIDQNKEYPKELLYSNRMYERLMQFEPKASEEIQIASKAQHICRWKVARESYPMDRVGYLKWREELKKFHAKTTAAILEKAGYTSEFTDRVSFLIEKKLLKKDAETQLLEDVICLVFLEYYLDPFVHKHDEEKLKNIIKKTWDKMSDKGHQAALKIKYSEENLNLIKASLGL